The proteins below are encoded in one region of Acanthochromis polyacanthus isolate Apoly-LR-REF ecotype Palm Island chromosome 4, KAUST_Apoly_ChrSc, whole genome shotgun sequence:
- the LOC110959772 gene encoding transmembrane protein 69-like yields MLSVLCRRSTLAAQKVLHWAGPPQRCWTSALAGASDGGSVSYCWTSSAKLLSTQRDTGQVKPLAVLGFRRTELFRQTHTHDASLLVRNQHFHSSAVRLKKRAQPEPPPRELDLLRYDMKHLWKAPKPALYLGFAGLIPFVSPTLLMAVTEIYYPELAYAQLAYAASIVSFLGGARWGFALPDSSPAKPDWINLTNSVVPSLLAWVAMLMSDSIVPAATMVIMGLGISLHYDLSLLPTYPSWFKALRAILTTVAFFSLLGTLIMNGLYPEKTFFSD; encoded by the exons atgCTCTCTGTCCTGTGTAGAAGAAGCACCTTGGCAGCCCAGAAG GTACTGCACTGGGCAGGTCCTCCACAAAGATGCTGGACATCAGCTCTGGCCGGAGCCTCAGATGGTGGATCTGTCTCCTACTGCTGGACTTCATCCGCTAAGCTCCTGTCTACACAAAGGGACACTGGACAAGTAAAACCTCTGGCTGTACTTGGATTCAGGAGGACTGAGCTCTTCCGGCAAACCCACACTCATGATGCTTCACTTTTGGTGAGGAACCAACATTTCCACTCTTCTGCAGTGAGGCTTAAGAAGCGAGCTCAGCCTGAACCTCCTCCCAGAGAGCTGGATCTGCTGCGCTATGACATGAAGCACTTGTGGAAAGCTCCCAAACCTGCCCTCTATTTGGGGTTCGCGGGGCTGATCCCTTTTGTCTCCCCGACTCTGCTCATGGCTGTGACTGAGATCTACTACCCAGAGTTAGCTTATGCCCAGCTAGCCTACGCCGCCTCCATCGTTTCTTTCCTGGGTGGAGCTCGATGGGGATTTGCACTTCCTGATAGCAGCCCAGCCAAACCTGACTGGATTAACCTAACCAACAGCGTGGTTCCCTCCCTGTTAGCCTGGGTGGCCATGCTGATGAGCGATAGCATTGTTCCTGCAGCCACCATGGTTATCATGGGACTTGGAATATCACTGCATTATGATCTGTCTCTACTTCCCACTTATCCCAGCTGGTTCAAAGCCCTGCGTGCCATCCTGACCACTgtggcatttttttctcttcttggtACACTTATAATGAATGGTTTGTAcccagaaaagacatttttctcaGATTGA
- the tm4sf4 gene encoding transmembrane 4 L6 family member 4 — MCSGGFAKCLGISLMPLSIICVLCNILLFFPGGKSVDSDHITLQVWYFGGILGSGVLMIFPALVFLGLKNNDCCGCCGNESCGRRFAMLSSILFAAVGVVGAGYSVIVSAVAINQGPQCVVNATTNQWEYPFLNGDYLSNKTAWDSCKEPPNVVSWHLSLFSVLLVMGLIQMALCAVQVVNGLLGALCGDCCGCCGGSDGAV; from the exons ATGTGCTCAGGAGGCTTTGCCAAATGTCTGGGGATCAGTCTGATGCCTCTGTCCATTATATGTGTTCTGTGCAACATCCTGCTTTTCTTCCCCGGAGGAAAGTCTGTGGATAGCGACCACATCACACTGCAGGTCTGGTACTTTGGAGGCATTTTAGGATCAGGAGTGCTG ATGATCTTCCCAGCTCTGGTCTTCCTGGGTCTGAAGAACAATGACTGCTGCGGTTGTTGTGGCAACGAAAGCTGTGGACGGAGATTTGCA ATGCTGAGTTCTATACTGTTTGCAGCTGTCGGTGTTGTCGGTGCTGGATACTCAGTTATTGTTTCTGCTGTGGCCATCAACCAAGGACCTCAGTGTGTGGTTAATGCTACAACAAATCAGTGGGAATATCCCTTCTTAAACGG aGACTATCTGTCCAACAAAACTGCCTGGGATTCTTGCAAAGAGCCGCCTAACGTGGTGTCCTGGCATCTGTCTCTGTTTTCCGTGTTGCTGGTCATGGGTTTGATCCAGATGGCGCTGTGTGCTGTGCAGGTGGTGAACGGCCTGCTGGGAGCTCTGTGTGGGGACTGCTGTGGCTGCTGTGGAGGG AGCGACGGCGCTGTCTGA